The following nucleotide sequence is from Nitrospira sp..
GAAAGACTATCTTGAGCGCGGGCTTTCGATTCGCACGCGGGATGGGGCGCCCGATGATTTGCGCCATCTCTAAGGCAACCGCTGTTTCGACCAATAACACATCGATGAGAAGGATCTGGCGTGACCGATAAAATTTCAGACGTTGATGCTGAGGCCAAGGCGCGTCGCTGGCTGGGCGGCGAAGCGGCCGTGCCCCGTTACCCCCACCGGCGTCAGAGCCCGTTCGTGTTCAACCGCTCGCTTGTGGGCCTTGTGGCGTTTGCGGTCGGACTAGGGTTTGCCGGTGGACTTCTGGCAGGTCTCCAGTGTCGGCGTCGTCCTCCTGTCTCTGCGAAGGAGTCACCATGAATCGACCATTGCAGCGTTGGTGCCGGGTGGTTCGTGAGTGCCGATCCGCTGATCGTCAAAGAGTCGGCAACAGATCCATGAGGCTTCGGTTCCATCCCACAGGCCCCACCCCTTCAGCGCGGGTGAGCTGGGGACACTGCACGTCCGGATCGTAGGAACCGTCCGGCTTCCGGACGAGAATGGGGTAGGTCACTGCTTCCAGCATGGGAAGGTCGTTCAGACTATCTCCAATGCCCACGGTGATCAGGGCGCGTCCCTCCTGCTGTGTGCGCCGCTCGTACCAGGCAATGAGTCGCCGGCTCGCAACCCCTTTATCGTTCTCTCCCATCAAATGATGGAACCGCCCCCCTCGGGTCCAGCGCAAGCCGCGGGTTGCCGCCGCTGCCGACAAGCGGCTCCAGACCATCCCATTCGACTCCACCACAACCGGCTCATCGTATTCCCGTTGGGTGGCCAGTAGGGTCTCCGCAGGAGACAGCCCCGTGAGGGCTGACACCTCTTTGAGAGTGAGATCCCCGAACCCTCGCAAGTGACAGCCCAGATCCCGACCGATTTCTTTCAGCGCCGTCCTGAGCCGGACATAGGGGGTGCCGATTTCGACCACATCGTAGTCCCCGCGGGGTGCGGCCTGTCCCAAAGGAAATGGGAAATAGCCTTTGGGGATGAATAAGGCCCCGCCGTTTTCGACGATAAAGGGATGGTGATTGTCCAGGCGAAGTCGCAGTGGCTCCATTTCCGATCTGGTCTTGCTCGAAACCAGAATCAGGGACGCATCCAGGGCCCGAATAGCCGAGAGGGCCTCCCTGGCTGCCTCATAGGAATATGTGGTGGCGTCGAGGAGGGTTCCATCGAGGTCTGTAAGGATGAGGATGTGGGTCTTGGTCGATGGCATACTCGTTGATCACAGTATACGAACCCCCGGTGACGGATCAAAGATCATTCTCGAGCGGTCCCCACACCTGCCGACGGTGGCGAATTCCAGGCCCTGTGTCAGAACCGGCACAGGAGAATCCCTAATCAAGATCGTGTCCAGGAATGCCGAGAAGGATAGACACATAGCCGTGTCGGAGATCTGGGTGACCTTATCCGGGAGAACGGCACGCATTCCATGGGTATCACCGCATCATGGCTCAGAAGAGGACCATGTAGTGGCCAAGGCACTTCCCTTGCTTTCCCCCCGAATGGTGCAGTTGTTCAAGGCGGTGGACTGCCCGGTTGGGATGGTCACAGCCGACATTTTAGTTGTGAAGTCATGCGACGTGAGAAATGTCTGTAACTTTATAGGTTTATACAGTGCGATCTGATAAGAAATCTCCTCTGAAGTCAGACAAAAAAGTCCTTCCGAAGGTCCAGAAAAAGGGGAGCATCGGCTTCAACAAGAAGTCGGCGCTGCTCGAAGATGCCATTACACAAATGAACGCCGGCAAGTACGGCCGGGCGTCCTCCGCGTTAAAAGACCTGCTTGCGCTTGACCCGCTCAATGCGGAAGCCCGGCGCCTCTTCGCCACCCTCCATCTGCGGCTGGGCAGTCTCATGAGCGCCAGGACGGCGTTCGAATCGCTGGCTCGGGAAGCGATGGAGCGGCAGGACTACTGGTTGGCGGAGTCGCTCCTGCGGGAATATCTGACGGCGGGACCCCGCTATGTTCCGTTCCTGGAGATGCTCGGCCGTGTCTATGAGGAAAAGGGCGACGTGATGGCGGCGGTGGCTGAGTACGGCAAGGCGGTGGAGGTGTTGCTGGAGGATCCGGACACCGACCATCCGAACCGGGCCAGCGATCTCTTTGCCCGTATTCGTTCCCTGGCCCCGGGAAGTCCGGTGGCCTTTCGTTTCGCGGCCATGTTCGACACGGTTACGGGGCAGGTCCTGCAGGCTTCTCAGCCGTCCACGGTCGAGACGCTCAACGAGACCACTCAAGCTTCGGCACTCACCGAGACTCCCCCTGATACAGACTCTGCGGTGGTCATGCCTTGGGAGCAGGTGGAGACGGCCTCCAGTGATGTCCCATGTCAACAGGAGATCCAGAGCTCGGCGGTCGAGCAGTCCCCTGAGGGGATCGCTGCAGCCACCTCCTCTTCGACCCTGGAGGCGGTGATGGAAGGTCTGCCGCAGGGTAGGCCAGAGGAGTCACTGTCGGTCACGCCGCCGGTCGATGGGCCACAGGAGTCGGAGGTTCCACTTCAATCTGAGTCCTCCGTTTCAGCCGTCATCCCGGCGGTGGAGCCGGTGCAGGTTGCCGCTGAAAGTGATCTTCCTGTCAGAGATGTCGCGCCTGCTTCGACAGAGCCGGCCGAAATAGTGTCTGCACCGGTTGCTGAGGTGTCCCTTCCCACGATTGACGCCTCGGCGAAAACCGGTCCGGACTCGATCCCCACACCGTTGGCATCTTCTGCGCCGGTGCCCTGGGATCAGGTAGAAGAGGCCGCTGAGATCATTCCTCCGCAGCCTGAAGGAACGGCGGCGTCGCCGACGGACATTGCTCCTAGCCCTTCGGGAGAGACGACCCCCACACCATCAGTGGTCGAGTCGGCAGTCCCCACGATCGAGGTTCTCACGCAGTCCAGTGCGCACCCGATTGCCACCGCACCGGCGAGCCCCGCGCCGATGCCTTGGGACCAGATCGAAGAGGTTGCGGTCGTAATCCCCTCGCCGCCGCCGAGTCCGGAACCGTTCATGGTTGACCCCGAGTCATTGCCGCCCACGCAGAGCGAAGTGTCAACGCTGCCGTTGGACGGGGTGGCTCCAGTCCAACCTGTCGAACCTGGACCGCCGGCTGCTGCCGCTTCGATGCCGTCCGAAGAGATGGACCTCTGTACACCAGAGTCTGAGCCCATCACGCCGACGATCGAAGTGCTCACCCAGGCCAGTATCCACCCAATTGCCCAAGCGCCGACAAGTCCTGCGCCGATGCCCTGGGATCAGATCGAAGAAGCAACGGGTGCTGTGGAGGCGCGTACTAAGCCCCTGGTGGAGCCTGGAACAGATGAGGTTGAGCACACGATCGAGTCACCTGTTACCAACCAGGCGGGCGAGGGCAGTCGGGCCGCGGAGCCGGTTCCCTCGTCGCGTCCTTCGGAACTCACCTCATCGGGACTCTCATGGGAGGAAATTCTTGCGGCCGTGGCGGCCATGCAAGCGTCTCCTGCGCCCGCTCAGACGCCTTCGGCTGGTGAGCAACAGCCTGCTTCCGGTGCGGCGGCACAGGAGCGGACGGACGGCGCGCTCACGGCTCCACCGGCTCCCGCAGAGGAAGAGTCCCCCTTGTTCGAGGCGACGGTACCGGACATCTCGGCTGATCAGCCCGCGGCAACTCCATCCCTATCGGCACCCATGCCATGGGAACAGATTGAAGCGGACGATGTCACGATTCCGCGCCAGGAGCCTGAGCCGGAGTTTGGTTCGGCCTCTGCCGAGGATGCCGTGGTAGTGCAGGACGCCACGGTGGCCTTGCCTGTCGTGTCCGACGCGACTGAGGCACCGTTTGTCGGAGAGGCTTGTTCGGTTGAAGCCGTTGCTGATCGTCCTGTGGAGCCTGCCGCCACAGAGATTTCGGAGTTGCGGATTCTCTCCCCGGATGCTCCGATTGCGGTGCCTGAGGAATCTATTTGTATTCCAGTCGAGACTTCCAAGGCGGTCGAGGGACCGATTCCGGACGCCGTGCCTGAAGCTGAGCAACCGGCCGAATCCACGATCGATCGAGCGGAGGAGCCTCCGTTGCGCCTGGCCGACAGTGAGTCGGTTATCGCCACGGTGCCGGAGGAACCGTCACCTGTTCCGGTCGAACCGGTGACGGAGTTTGCTATTGCCGTGAGCACTGACGTCCCGCCGACGGAACCGGAGTTGGTCATCGTCGAAGAGCCTCAGGCACCGGTCGGCGAGGCGAGTGCGGAACTGCCTTCGGAACCAGTCCTGCCGGTGGAGCGGCCCGCGGAGAGTCTTGGCTTACAGCATGTCATGGTCGAGCCAGCGCCGGAGGCGGTTGCCGAGGACCTCGTTCCTGCTGCCGCGTCGTCGCTAGTCGACGGGCAGCCGGTTGCGGGAGTGGAGCCGGTTGCACCCGATGCTCCCTTGCCGGCGGTTGTTCCGGAGGTGACACCTCAATCAGAGCCGGAGATGGTGGTGACCGAGCAGGAGCCATCTTCTCAATTGGCGTTGGAGGTTCGTGACGTTGACACGGTTTCCATAAGCGTACCCACTGAGCCCCCGGTGGAGGCATCGCGTACCTCGGTCGCGTCGGCTCCTGAGACAGTCTCACTGACACCTGTTCCTCAGCCGATTGTTGGAGAAGCGGAAGAAGCTGTTTTGCCTCCGGTCGAACTAACGCAAGAGTCGGTCGTCGCTCCATCACCAGAACTTGTGGAGGCTCCTGCGGAGTCTGTGGCTTCTTCGGATGAGCAGGCGCCGACTCCAACGGCTCAGGCCGATTCTCCGACCGACACAGGTGAGGGGCTGCGGATTCTGTGGGATGACTCCTTGTCTAAGCCGATTCCGAGCGCCTCAACCGGAAACATGCTGACGCGCTGGCTCAAGAAGCCTGCAGAGCCTGTGCCGAATAAAGTTGCTGAGGCTAATCCCCCTGCGACCGTTCCCGATGAAGCACCGACTCCTGTTCCTGCTGTGTCTGTCGAGCAACAGGAGCCCGCCGTCGTTACGGTGGAGCGCCTGCCCGACGAACAGGAAGCTGTGGCGCCTATGCACGTGTACGAGCCCGTCGCTCGACCCAAGCCGAGTCAGCCTGCCGGAGCCGGCACGTGGACTCGAATGGGCGAGCTGGTGGCCTCACTGGTTGGAGCCGGAGTCTCGACGACCCAGTCCTTAGTCGTCATGGCTCTTGCGCTGGTCGGACTCACGCTTGTACTGATCGGCGGAGTGGTCGGGGCGGTCGCTCTGACGTGGCTCGTTCTGGAGGAGCAGCCCAGTGCGGCCTATCGCACGATGACGTCGGTGCCGCAACATACATTGCAGGATTCCAGCAAGAACGGATACGTCCTGCTCCTTGGATTCGGCGTTGCGGCGTCCCAGGATCCAGTACAGGCCGGGATAGACCGGCGTGTGGAAGGGGCCGATCATGCCTATGCCCACACCTGCTTGACCGGTGAGGGAGCATTGTCCGGCGCGGATCAGGGGGCTTCTGCGGAGTCGGTGGGTAAGTGGATGAAGACTGCCGATCCGGCGGCGCAGATGCGCGCGGAGGCGACGGATGTGAAGGGATGGGCATCCCGGGCCGAGGTCAGTCTGGGACGATACCGGCAGTGGCTGACAAAGCCCTTTGAAGATTGGGGATATGGACAATCAATGACCCCGAACTGCGGCCTCATTCTCTATGCTCATCAACTCTATATTGCCGAGGGGTTTGCGCAGGATGTTGAGGCCGGGGTTGCACGGCTTGAGACGGATTTGACGGCCTGGCGTACGGTCTTGGGGCAGGCCAGAACATTGCCGGTGAAAATGCTGGCCAGTGCCGCGATGAATGATGACGTCAGGGTCATGAGCGGACTCTTGCTCCGGCCTGAGCTTGACGACCGATTCGTCAGCCGATTGGCTAAACTCGCCCGGCCGCTTGAGCAGGCAGAGCAGTCGGTCCGATGGCCGATGCAGAGTCAGTTCGTGCTGGCCACCAAGACGCTGAACCAGGCGATGAACGAGGACCGGTCCGATGCTCGGCCGTTCTATGGCTCCATCGCGGCGGCGTTACCGCTCCCGAAGCAGCGCCGGTTCAATGCCTATGCGCAATATTATGAGGCCGCGGGCAAGGCTGCGGCAGAGGGGCGGTACATTGATTTGCCGAAACAGTCTCAGTTTGTGCACGCGCCTCCGTATGGGATCGGGGACATGGTGATGAATCCCATTGAAAGCCTCGTCGGGGTGGATACCCTTCCGACATGGGAGACCTATGCAGGTCGAGTGCTGGAAACGGATGCGCGCTTACGGCTGGCTTCCCTGCAGGCCTGGTTGCGCCGGACGCCACCGGAGCAAGACCTGCTCACCAGAATTGCCAAGGCGGGGCAAGGCGTGTACGACCCCTTCACCGGGTTCCCCATGCTGGTGAACATGAAGAAGGGTGTTCTCTATAGTGTCGGCCAGGACTTGAAGGACAATGAAGCACAGGACCGGTTCGACCTGGTGGCGCCGATTCCCTCGGTCGCATGGGCCGGTGGAAAGCGGCCTGCAGACGCGGATAAATCCAAGTAACCCGATCTCCTCAACCACATTCTGGTCTGCTGCCGACCCTCCCTCCCACCTTCCTTTTCAGCCCGGTCAACCGGAAGCATCCTAATGCGTTGTCCTCTCCTAGCACGCGGTCTAGGGGAGAGGGTGTGACTATCCAGAGACGGGAAGAGGGGATGGACGAGCGGATGGTCGGCGATGCCATGGTGCATTGCCTGCCTTTCCTTGATTTCACGGTCGTTCGAGTCGAGAATCTACCCGATCTCAGCTTCAGCCGGGCCACCAGTATCTGCGTTCGGAGAAGTGCTCACTATGGGACTTGCTCGCAGGAGGCGATCCTCGTGTCGGCAGGTATTGGAGATGGTGGTCCGGCAGGTTGTCGGGTGGAAGTGGATAGGCGGGAATGAACGGCTGTCATTCCCAGATTGCCGTCGATGGACAGCCAGGCAGCCTGTGCCTGGGTGAGAGGGTGGGATCACTGGATCGAACCCAGGCATTGGATCGGTTCCTGGCAGGGATTGAGCGGCGCGCATTCCGCATGGCCCATATCGCCACGGGGAATGAGGATGAGGCGCTCGATCTGGTGCAGGATGCCATGTTGAAGCTGGCGCACAAGTATGGCGAACGGGCCGAGGAGGAATGGGGCCCGCTGTTCCACTGTATTCTGCAGAGCCGCATTCGGGACTGGTATCGCCGCGAGAGGGTGCGCAATCGCCTGCGGGAATTTTTCCGCAGCCCTCACGATGAAGAGGAGGGGGAGGATCCACTGGAGCAGATTGCGGATGCGACCGCCGTGGCGCCGGATGAGGACGTGCAGCGTAAACGTGCTTGTGCGGAGCTGGAGGTGGCGTTGCGAGCCCTTCCGCTGCGACAGCAGCAGGCGTTTCTGTTGCGCATTTGGGAAGAACTGGATGTCGCGCAAACGGCTCAAGCCATGGGCTGTTCGCAAGGCAGTGTCAAAACGCATTTGTTCCGGGCG
It contains:
- a CDS encoding HAD-IIB family hydrolase, which encodes MPSTKTHILILTDLDGTLLDATTYSYEAAREALSAIRALDASLILVSSKTRSEMEPLRLRLDNHHPFIVENGGALFIPKGYFPFPLGQAAPRGDYDVVEIGTPYVRLRTALKEIGRDLGCHLRGFGDLTLKEVSALTGLSPAETLLATQREYDEPVVVESNGMVWSRLSAAAATRGLRWTRGGRFHHLMGENDKGVASRRLIAWYERRTQQEGRALITVGIGDSLNDLPMLEAVTYPILVRKPDGSYDPDVQCPQLTRAEGVGPVGWNRSLMDLLPTL
- a CDS encoding RNA polymerase sigma factor is translated as MGSLDRTQALDRFLAGIERRAFRMAHIATGNEDEALDLVQDAMLKLAHKYGERAEEEWGPLFHCILQSRIRDWYRRERVRNRLREFFRSPHDEEEGEDPLEQIADATAVAPDEDVQRKRACAELEVALRALPLRQQQAFLLRIWEELDVAQTAQAMGCSQGSVKTHLFRALQVLRTRLGAHWP